A single window of Flavobacterium aestivum DNA harbors:
- a CDS encoding CoA-acylating methylmalonate-semialdehyde dehydrogenase, which yields MLFNEVKNFINGEFKSGSSTKTHSVISPLDGKELATFKESTMEDLNEIIIAAQKAQKAWQKITLKDRVQIFYKYKQLLEKNSEELTEIIHLENGKILSEAKAEVDKAIELTEFACSLPQFINGENMEVSKGVFCSSTKVPLGIVASIVPFNFPIMVPHWTIVNAIALGNAFILKPSEAVPISSQYTAKLLKEAGLPDGLFSIINGTQTTVENICDHPEIQAITFVGSTKVAKIVYQRASNNLKQVLALGGAKNHILLLPDAHPEMASSNIAASMSGCAGQRCMAASTLIAVGNCDATLNRLITDAQKIQCGTTLGSVISKAAKDRIESYITEAEQQGAKIILDGRNTIVPGKENGYYVGPTLIDYATADMKIAKEEIFGPVLTIVRVNTIDEALAIENANPYGNACSVFTQSGGLANYVTEHASAGMCGVNIGVPVPREPFGFGGWNQSHFGSGDITGKSAINFFTKEKKTTTKWNPEARINWMS from the coding sequence ATGCTATTTAACGAAGTAAAAAACTTTATAAACGGGGAATTCAAATCTGGAAGTTCAACAAAAACACATTCCGTTATCTCTCCGCTAGACGGCAAAGAATTAGCAACATTCAAAGAATCTACAATGGAAGATTTGAATGAAATTATAATAGCCGCGCAAAAAGCTCAAAAAGCTTGGCAAAAAATCACTCTAAAAGACAGAGTTCAAATCTTCTACAAATACAAACAATTATTAGAAAAAAACAGTGAAGAACTAACCGAAATCATTCATCTTGAAAACGGAAAAATTCTTAGCGAAGCTAAAGCCGAGGTTGACAAAGCCATAGAATTGACCGAATTTGCCTGTTCCTTGCCACAATTCATCAATGGCGAAAATATGGAGGTTAGCAAAGGTGTTTTTTGTTCCTCTACAAAAGTTCCTTTAGGAATTGTAGCCTCTATTGTACCTTTTAATTTTCCGATTATGGTACCGCATTGGACTATTGTAAACGCAATAGCTCTTGGAAATGCTTTTATTCTAAAACCTTCTGAAGCAGTACCAATAAGCAGTCAATATACAGCCAAACTCTTAAAAGAAGCTGGACTTCCTGACGGATTATTCAGCATTATAAATGGCACACAAACTACGGTAGAAAACATTTGTGACCATCCGGAAATTCAGGCAATCACTTTCGTAGGCTCTACCAAAGTAGCCAAAATTGTGTACCAAAGAGCCAGCAATAACCTAAAGCAAGTACTGGCACTTGGAGGTGCAAAAAATCATATCCTATTATTACCTGATGCCCATCCTGAAATGGCATCCTCTAATATTGCTGCCTCAATGAGTGGCTGTGCAGGACAAAGATGTATGGCTGCATCGACCTTAATAGCCGTAGGAAATTGTGACGCTACACTAAATAGATTGATAACTGATGCCCAAAAAATTCAATGCGGAACTACGTTAGGTTCCGTTATTTCTAAAGCTGCCAAAGACAGAATTGAATCCTATATTACTGAAGCCGAACAACAAGGCGCCAAAATTATTTTAGACGGCCGTAACACTATTGTTCCCGGAAAAGAAAATGGGTATTATGTTGGTCCTACTCTAATTGACTATGCTACAGCCGATATGAAAATTGCTAAAGAAGAAATTTTTGGCCCCGTTCTAACCATTGTTCGTGTAAACACTATTGATGAAGCATTGGCAATAGAAAACGCTAATCCGTACGGAAATGCTTGTTCTGTCTTTACGCAAAGCGGTGGTTTGGCTAATTACGTTACCGAACATGCCTCGGCAGGAATGTGTGGTGTAAACATTGGTGTTCCAGTTCCTAGAGAGCCTTTCGGCTTTGGAGGATGGAATCAATCCCATTTTGGCTCTGGCGATATTACAGGAAAAAGCGCTATCAACTTTTTTACCAAAGAAAAGAAAACCACTACCAAATGGAATCCAGAAGCGAGAATCAACTGGATGAGTTAA
- a CDS encoding GNAT family N-acetyltransferase, which translates to MIRKATIKDLDQLTNLFDQYVVFYMKPSNYEKHKEYLKERIENNEATIFIACDEANADKIVGFALIYVTFSSLALNRILILNDLFVDDSVRKNGIGEKLIQKTVEFAKELGSNIIRLRTAKNNTAAQGLYNKMGFVREDYLYSYDLTVN; encoded by the coding sequence ATGATACGTAAAGCCACTATAAAGGACTTAGATCAATTGACTAATTTATTTGATCAATATGTAGTTTTTTATATGAAACCATCCAATTATGAAAAACACAAAGAATATCTAAAGGAAAGAATAGAAAATAATGAAGCTACTATTTTCATCGCTTGCGACGAAGCCAATGCTGATAAAATAGTTGGCTTTGCACTTATTTACGTTACTTTTTCTTCGTTGGCTCTCAATAGAATTTTGATTTTAAATGATCTTTTTGTTGATGACTCCGTTCGAAAAAACGGAATTGGCGAAAAACTAATTCAAAAAACAGTTGAGTTCGCGAAAGAATTAGGTTCTAATATCATACGATTACGAACCGCAAAAAACAATACTGCCGCCCAAGGTTTATACAACAAAATGGGCTTTGTAAGAGAAGACTACCTCTATAGTTACGACCTTACCGTTAACTAA
- a CDS encoding aminotransferase class III-fold pyridoxal phosphate-dependent enzyme, whose amino-acid sequence MLSKEQIISDSKEFSLFSWSAQANINPIAIEKAKGVYLYDYDGNKIIDFSSGLMSVNIGHGDQRVTAAVVEQMQKVSYVTPTCTTEIRAKLSKKLSEICPGDLNKAFFTLCGTSSVDNAIKLARLYTGRHKIIGRYRAFHGGSIGGMSVGGDPRKLANDTQQMPNAVLLDDPYYFFGMKGLDEATKLSLSLEYVERIIHFEGKTNIAAFIFEGESGSSGCLHYPKGYLKGIKALCEKYDILFIADEVMSGFGRTGKWFGFENHDIIPDMICMAKGLTSSYLPLGCLMVSDKIAAKFDNTPMMIGLTYNAHPVALAAALAVINIYESDNLIANTQKMGAYLESQIEAMRAKHPSMGAFRNTGLLGCLDVLKNKTTGELIAPYNASGEDLKITNLIAAKLRALGLYTFVRWGYIFIAPPLCITESEIDEGLAIISEALKIADEHLV is encoded by the coding sequence ATGTTAAGCAAAGAACAAATCATAAGTGACAGCAAAGAATTCAGTTTATTTTCATGGTCCGCACAAGCCAATATAAACCCCATAGCGATAGAAAAAGCCAAAGGGGTTTATTTATATGACTACGATGGTAACAAGATAATCGATTTTTCGTCAGGATTAATGTCTGTAAATATTGGGCATGGCGATCAAAGAGTTACCGCAGCAGTGGTTGAACAAATGCAAAAAGTAAGTTATGTAACACCAACCTGCACCACCGAAATAAGAGCCAAACTGTCCAAAAAATTGTCTGAAATATGCCCTGGTGATTTGAATAAAGCTTTCTTTACATTATGCGGCACCTCATCTGTAGATAATGCCATAAAACTGGCAAGATTATATACTGGGAGACATAAAATCATTGGGAGATACAGAGCTTTTCATGGAGGCTCCATAGGCGGAATGTCTGTAGGTGGAGATCCACGAAAACTAGCCAATGATACTCAACAAATGCCCAACGCGGTACTTTTAGATGACCCCTACTATTTCTTTGGAATGAAAGGGCTAGATGAGGCTACAAAATTGAGTTTAAGCTTAGAATATGTAGAAAGAATAATCCATTTTGAAGGAAAGACAAATATTGCAGCATTCATTTTTGAAGGCGAAAGCGGTTCTTCGGGCTGTTTGCATTATCCAAAAGGATATCTAAAAGGAATAAAGGCTCTTTGCGAAAAATATGATATCCTTTTTATTGCAGATGAAGTAATGAGCGGATTTGGAAGAACCGGAAAATGGTTCGGATTTGAAAACCATGATATTATTCCCGATATGATTTGTATGGCCAAAGGATTAACATCATCTTATCTCCCTTTGGGCTGTTTGATGGTTTCCGATAAAATAGCCGCAAAATTCGACAATACTCCAATGATGATCGGACTTACTTACAATGCCCACCCAGTAGCTTTGGCAGCAGCATTAGCAGTAATAAACATTTATGAAAGTGATAATTTAATAGCAAACACTCAAAAAATGGGTGCTTATCTAGAGTCACAAATAGAAGCAATGCGCGCAAAGCATCCAAGTATGGGTGCTTTTAGGAACACTGGTCTGTTGGGATGTCTTGATGTTTTAAAAAATAAAACTACTGGCGAGCTAATTGCTCCCTATAACGCCAGTGGTGAAGACCTAAAGATAACAAACCTTATTGCGGCCAAATTGAGAGCTTTGGGATTATATACTTTTGTACGTTGGGGCTACATTTTTATAGCTCCTCCATTATGCATTACTGAGTCTGAGATAGACGAAGGTTTGGCTATTATTTCTGAAGCTCTGAAAATAGCTGATGAACATTTAGTATAG
- a CDS encoding aldo/keto reductase produces the protein MKYNRCGKSGLLLPQVSLGLWHNFGSVDSFENAENIAKAAFDKGITHFDLANNYGPVPGSAETNFGKIIKNNFQGNLRDEIVISTKAGYTMWNGPYGDWGSRKYLLSSLDQSLKRMDLEYVDIFYSHRPDPETPMEETMMALDHAVRSGKALYAGISNYNAEQTREATEILKRLGTPCLIHQVKYSMFVRQPEEGLLDVLEEKGVGCIAFSPLAQGLLTDKYLKGIPENSRASNPNGHLKTDEVTELRIQKSIELNTIAQDRNQSLAQMALAWLLKDSRVTSVLIGASSVSQLHNNIDSLENLSFSNDELEKIERILKA, from the coding sequence ATGAAATACAACAGATGTGGAAAAAGCGGATTGTTATTACCGCAAGTTTCTTTAGGATTATGGCATAATTTTGGGTCGGTTGATTCTTTCGAAAATGCCGAAAATATTGCCAAAGCAGCTTTTGATAAAGGAATAACTCATTTTGATTTAGCTAATAATTATGGGCCAGTACCGGGTTCTGCAGAGACTAATTTTGGAAAAATTATTAAAAATAATTTTCAGGGAAATCTTCGAGATGAAATCGTAATTTCGACCAAAGCTGGATATACTATGTGGAATGGTCCTTATGGAGACTGGGGTTCCCGCAAGTATTTATTGTCGAGTTTGGATCAAAGCTTAAAACGAATGGACTTGGAATATGTAGATATTTTTTATTCGCATCGTCCAGACCCGGAAACACCAATGGAAGAAACAATGATGGCATTAGATCATGCCGTTCGAAGCGGAAAAGCACTGTATGCTGGGATTTCCAATTACAATGCGGAACAAACCAGAGAAGCTACCGAAATTTTGAAGCGATTGGGAACACCTTGTTTGATTCATCAAGTGAAATATTCGATGTTTGTTCGACAACCAGAAGAAGGATTGCTAGACGTTCTTGAAGAAAAGGGAGTAGGTTGCATAGCCTTTTCTCCTTTGGCACAAGGACTTTTAACCGACAAATACTTAAAAGGAATACCCGAAAATTCTAGAGCTTCAAATCCTAATGGACATTTAAAAACCGATGAGGTTACCGAACTGAGAATTCAAAAAAGTATTGAGCTAAATACTATTGCCCAAGATAGAAATCAATCGTTGGCACAAATGGCTCTGGCTTGGTTGCTAAAAGACAGTAGAGTCACTTCGGTATTGATTGGAGCTAGTTCTGTTTCTCAATTGCATAATAATATTGATTCTTTGGAGAATCTATCGTTTTCTAATGATGAACTAGAGAAAATCGAACGAATTTTAAAAGCATAA
- a CDS encoding DUF1573 domain-containing protein — MKIIRISMLALSLGLMSFSAIAPINALVKKEVSTTSSIVWKSESIDVGNIPQNTPKPIVFEFKNTGKTAILVTNVQGSCGCTATSYTKTPIAPGKTGTVTATYNAVNAGAFTKTVSVTTNDDTTPKILTIKGTVVAASTGTKS; from the coding sequence ATGAAAATTATAAGAATTTCAATGTTGGCATTAAGTTTAGGATTAATGTCATTTTCTGCTATCGCTCCAATAAATGCGCTAGTGAAAAAAGAGGTAAGTACAACTTCTTCAATTGTATGGAAAAGTGAAAGTATAGATGTGGGCAATATTCCTCAAAATACTCCCAAGCCTATAGTTTTTGAATTTAAAAATACAGGAAAAACTGCTATTCTGGTTACAAACGTTCAAGGTTCTTGCGGATGTACGGCTACAAGTTATACAAAAACTCCAATAGCTCCAGGGAAAACAGGTACCGTTACAGCGACATATAATGCTGTTAATGCTGGAGCGTTTACCAAAACAGTATCCGTAACGACTAATGATGATACAACTCCTAAAATTTTGACTATAAAAGGAACTGTTGTTGCGGCATCTACTGGTACAAAAAGTTAA
- a CDS encoding sensor histidine kinase: MKLNKLNSSIIIGLIAIIGILVAQLLWTKEAFTIEEKKFSQKTHIALLEVAKKLYKGTNHELPGKNPVRKISNDYYIVNIDNDFEPEILEFYLISEFKKMNITTDFEYAMYNCQSDEMVYGNYISLSEKTQTKHSIHFPKHKNLIYYFAIRFPNETSYLFSSLKFWFVLFIALIVILLVYVYSIFTLLQQKKYSDLQRDFINNMTHEFKTPLSSILIASNYLSRQNPILEDEKLEKYTHIIIDQSNKLNQHIEKILTIAKSDTAPLVLNKNQLNIQAILESVIENIKLKHPETKIEINTRLQLATIEADEFHFSNLVYNLLDNAIKYCENKPEINIGITKVGKHLRLDFTDNGIGISSKNIPFIFDKFYRVPSQKSNEVNGFGLGLYYVKKICDLHQWKISVKCNPEKGCTFSLLIPQN; the protein is encoded by the coding sequence ATGAAATTAAACAAACTCAATAGTAGCATCATAATTGGATTAATTGCCATTATAGGTATTCTTGTGGCACAATTGCTTTGGACCAAAGAAGCCTTTACTATTGAAGAAAAAAAGTTTAGTCAAAAAACCCATATCGCTTTACTTGAAGTTGCCAAAAAATTATATAAAGGAACCAATCACGAGCTTCCAGGTAAAAATCCGGTTCGAAAAATTTCTAATGATTATTATATCGTCAATATTGACAATGATTTTGAACCCGAAATTTTAGAATTTTATCTAATATCGGAGTTCAAAAAAATGAATATCACCACGGATTTCGAATATGCTATGTACAATTGTCAAAGCGATGAGATGGTTTATGGCAATTATATCTCATTATCCGAAAAAACACAAACCAAACATTCTATACATTTTCCCAAACATAAAAATTTAATCTATTATTTTGCTATCCGATTTCCTAATGAAACCAGTTATTTGTTCAGTTCATTAAAATTCTGGTTTGTGCTTTTTATTGCTTTAATCGTCATTTTACTCGTTTATGTGTATTCTATTTTTACGCTTTTACAGCAAAAGAAATACTCTGATTTACAACGGGATTTTATTAACAATATGACTCATGAGTTCAAAACGCCACTATCCTCTATATTGATAGCTTCCAACTATCTCAGCAGGCAAAATCCAATCTTAGAAGACGAAAAACTGGAAAAGTATACTCATATTATTATCGATCAAAGCAACAAATTGAATCAGCATATTGAGAAAATTTTAACCATTGCAAAATCTGATACTGCTCCTTTGGTTTTAAACAAAAACCAATTGAACATTCAAGCTATTTTAGAATCAGTAATTGAGAACATTAAGCTAAAACACCCAGAAACCAAAATAGAAATTAATACCCGTTTACAATTGGCTACAATTGAAGCAGATGAATTTCATTTCTCTAATTTGGTTTATAACCTGCTTGATAACGCTATAAAATACTGCGAAAATAAACCCGAAATTAATATCGGTATTACAAAAGTGGGGAAACATCTGCGATTGGATTTTACAGATAATGGCATTGGCATCTCCTCTAAAAACATTCCTTTTATATTTGATAAATTTTATAGAGTTCCAAGTCAAAAAAGCAACGAGGTAAACGGCTTTGGATTGGGTTTGTATTATGTCAAAAAAATTTGTGATCTTCATCAATGGAAAATTTCTGTAAAATGCAATCCAGAAAAAGGTTGTACCTTTTCACTATTAATTCCGCAAAACTAA
- a CDS encoding response regulator transcription factor, producing the protein MSTVQILYTEDDATLAFLTKDNLEQNHYEVTHCEDGKNGFEVFKKGTFDICILDIMMPKMDGFELATEIRKLDADIPIIFLSAKTLKEDRIKGLRLGADDYLVKPFSIEELLLKIEIFLRRSRKNNTVEKSIYEIGKYQFDTKNFILFNETEKITLTQREADLLKLFLDNKNVVLKREQILTSLWGDDDYFMGRSLDVFISRLRKILVNEKGIAIENLHGIGFRFTVNK; encoded by the coding sequence ATGAGTACTGTTCAAATATTATATACCGAAGACGATGCAACTTTAGCATTTTTAACCAAAGATAATTTGGAACAAAATCACTATGAAGTAACCCATTGCGAAGATGGAAAAAACGGTTTTGAAGTTTTCAAAAAAGGCACTTTTGATATTTGCATTCTTGATATCATGATGCCCAAAATGGATGGTTTTGAACTGGCTACCGAAATCAGAAAACTTGATGCTGATATTCCTATTATTTTCCTTTCGGCAAAAACCTTAAAAGAAGACCGTATCAAAGGGCTTAGATTGGGTGCCGATGATTATCTCGTAAAGCCTTTTAGCATTGAAGAATTACTCCTCAAAATCGAAATCTTTTTGAGACGTTCCCGTAAAAATAATACGGTTGAAAAATCGATTTATGAAATTGGAAAATACCAATTCGATACCAAAAATTTTATCTTATTCAATGAAACAGAAAAAATAACTCTCACCCAACGTGAAGCAGATCTCTTAAAATTATTTCTGGACAATAAAAACGTAGTCTTAAAACGAGAACAAATCCTGACTTCTCTTTGGGGTGACGATGATTATTTTATGGGGCGCAGTCTTGATGTTTTTATTTCTCGCTTGCGCAAAATTTTAGTAAACGAAAAAGGAATTGCCATTGAGAATTTACACGGGATTGGGTTTCGGTTTACAGTAAATAAATAA
- a CDS encoding NADPH-dependent FMN reductase, producing MPDKKRILAIIGSTRKNSTNLQIVKAISKIFSEEAHFIIFDTIADLPHFNPDLDNDQLPESIHAFREEIRIADGILICTPEYVFSLPGSLKNALEWIVSTTLFSKKPAALITASASGEKAQEELNLIMKTLEANFNDSTTLLIKGARGKTDENGDIKEEETKQNLKSVMTHFLELL from the coding sequence ATGCCTGACAAAAAAAGAATCTTAGCCATTATAGGAAGCACGAGAAAAAACTCAACTAACCTACAAATCGTAAAAGCAATATCAAAAATATTTTCAGAAGAAGCTCATTTTATAATTTTTGATACAATTGCAGACTTACCTCATTTCAATCCTGACTTAGATAATGACCAATTACCAGAATCAATTCATGCTTTTCGAGAAGAAATAAGAATTGCTGATGGTATCCTTATTTGCACTCCAGAATATGTGTTTAGCTTGCCTGGAAGTTTAAAGAATGCGTTAGAATGGATTGTTTCTACTACTTTATTTTCAAAAAAACCTGCTGCCTTGATAACGGCTTCGGCCTCGGGAGAAAAAGCCCAGGAAGAATTAAATCTCATAATGAAGACATTAGAGGCAAATTTTAATGACAGCACTACTCTTTTGATAAAAGGTGCCAGAGGCAAAACTGATGAAAATGGAGATATAAAAGAGGAAGAAACCAAGCAAAATCTAAAAAGCGTAATGACTCATTTTTTAGAATTACTATAA
- a CDS encoding AidA/PixA family protein, producing the protein MKTKEIYGAANAFFVNSVNEIINVEIIIDTDRLIDDFENPSQDIDSPIAIDHNYMYVAVSTPNGTVGSENNTKLKLSAEVGDVIRFNAISEYNNMDNSVLLCDIKKVKGANVFKKFKSKVYNKISIEAAIGESPLPPVFAKRNFWFYESSVKKIGKETLSLKFALYVRVRGQKDPVFWGYFICNQVIVVEAISATS; encoded by the coding sequence ATGAAAACAAAAGAAATTTACGGGGCAGCTAATGCTTTTTTTGTTAACTCAGTAAATGAGATAATTAATGTAGAAATTATTATTGATACTGATAGATTAATAGATGATTTTGAAAACCCTAGCCAAGATATTGATAGTCCTATTGCTATAGATCATAACTATATGTATGTAGCTGTTTCAACCCCAAATGGGACTGTGGGTAGTGAAAATAATACTAAATTGAAGCTTAGTGCAGAAGTTGGAGATGTTATTCGATTTAATGCTATTTCTGAATATAATAACATGGATAATTCTGTATTGCTATGTGATATTAAGAAAGTTAAAGGCGCTAATGTTTTTAAAAAGTTTAAATCTAAAGTTTACAATAAAATCTCTATTGAGGCTGCTATAGGAGAATCACCACTTCCACCTGTATTTGCAAAGAGAAATTTTTGGTTTTATGAATCGAGCGTTAAAAAAATAGGTAAAGAGACATTATCTTTAAAATTCGCTCTATATGTAAGAGTTAGAGGTCAAAAAGATCCTGTTTTCTGGGGGTATTTCATTTGCAATCAGGTGATAGTAGTTGAAGCTATATCAGCTACTTCTTAA
- a CDS encoding inclusion body family protein, translating into MKTQDLNEKVGAELASSNEIINVQIIIDTDKIISDMNKKGIKPSQNKDAPTGLDHSYQFMVASTLASIKGQGTADLEFRAEVGDVVRFNAVSEYNNMDNAVLMYQIKKFAGTDVFNEFSSKVYTKRVIQAAGGISPLPPTFADVKFWFYESSIAKAGTEDFDIRFALYTRVRGQENPVLYGYFYWDPRVVVKF; encoded by the coding sequence ATGAAAACTCAAGATCTTAATGAAAAAGTAGGAGCTGAATTAGCTTCTTCAAACGAAATTATTAATGTTCAAATCATCATTGATACTGATAAAATAATCAGTGATATGAACAAAAAAGGTATTAAACCTAGCCAAAATAAAGATGCTCCAACAGGTTTGGATCATAGCTACCAATTTATGGTTGCTTCGACTTTGGCAAGCATAAAAGGTCAAGGAACTGCTGACCTAGAATTTAGAGCAGAAGTTGGAGACGTTGTGAGATTTAATGCTGTTTCTGAATATAATAACATGGATAATGCAGTATTGATGTATCAAATTAAAAAATTTGCTGGTACTGATGTATTTAATGAGTTTTCATCAAAAGTGTATACTAAAAGAGTTATTCAAGCTGCAGGAGGTATTTCACCACTTCCTCCAACTTTTGCAGATGTTAAATTCTGGTTTTATGAGTCTAGTATAGCTAAAGCAGGAACAGAGGATTTTGATATTCGTTTTGCATTATACACAAGAGTAAGAGGTCAAGAAAATCCAGTTCTATATGGTTATTTCTATTGGGATCCAAGAGTTGTTGTGAAATTCTAA
- a CDS encoding YceI family protein, with protein MKKIVCLIMFIFVGNVIFSQKMMTRTGEIKFEASVPSFEPVAAVNNSVSAILDESNGEFAALALVKAFKFKVPLMEEHFNENYIESSQYPKATFKGKIINFDASKLTNEAKYDVEGDLTVHGVTKKIKTKMSLVLKDGKINASCNFTVKVQDFNIKIPSVVKSKVSENVEIEVNFVLAEK; from the coding sequence ATGAAAAAGATAGTATGTTTAATAATGTTCATTTTTGTGGGAAACGTAATTTTCTCCCAAAAGATGATGACGCGTACAGGAGAAATAAAATTTGAGGCTTCTGTACCTTCCTTTGAGCCAGTAGCGGCAGTAAATAATTCAGTTTCTGCTATTCTTGATGAATCCAATGGGGAATTTGCCGCATTGGCTTTGGTAAAAGCTTTTAAGTTTAAGGTTCCTTTGATGGAAGAACACTTTAATGAAAATTATATTGAATCTAGCCAATATCCAAAGGCGACTTTCAAAGGGAAAATCATCAATTTTGATGCCTCCAAATTAACTAATGAAGCAAAATATGATGTAGAGGGTGATTTAACGGTACATGGAGTCACTAAAAAGATTAAAACCAAAATGTCTTTAGTCTTAAAAGATGGAAAAATAAACGCCAGTTGTAATTTTACGGTTAAGGTTCAGGATTTTAATATAAAAATACCAAGTGTCGTGAAGAGTAAAGTGTCAGAGAATGTAGAAATTGAGGTTAATTTTGTACTCGCCGAGAAATAA
- a CDS encoding DUF5777 family beta-barrel protein, with product MNIKLFLFLVFGLLVIEQASAQDELLKQLDTIKPKEKQVEIAGFKGLQICNMQSTKLTAKGEWYVLISHRFGDLTEGLDNFFGLDDAYTKLGGIYGVTNWLSIGASRQTNNKIYELTAKYRLKSQEENGFPVTIVGYNTMDINTNLSTDIYPKLEFYNRLAYTTQLLISRKFSRKFSAELAPIFIHKNLYDPTTERKNQFVLGTGGRYKLSKRLSVNLEYAARIDAPENTVYHDLLSVGLDIETGGHIFQLLFSNCQTMNDVYVFSNVNGKWNGGSLYFGFNLYRVF from the coding sequence ATGAACATAAAATTATTTTTATTCCTGGTGTTTGGACTTTTGGTGATTGAACAGGCTTCTGCACAAGACGAGTTGTTAAAACAATTAGATACCATAAAACCAAAAGAAAAACAAGTAGAAATTGCAGGTTTCAAAGGGTTACAAATTTGTAATATGCAATCGACCAAATTGACGGCTAAGGGTGAATGGTATGTATTGATTTCACACCGATTTGGTGATTTGACTGAGGGGTTGGATAATTTTTTTGGTTTGGATGATGCATACACAAAATTAGGGGGAATATATGGGGTGACAAATTGGTTGTCAATTGGTGCATCAAGACAAACGAATAATAAAATTTATGAGTTAACAGCGAAATATAGATTGAAAAGTCAGGAAGAAAATGGGTTTCCCGTAACGATTGTGGGCTATAACACTATGGATATCAATACAAACTTGAGCACAGATATTTATCCGAAATTAGAATTCTATAATCGTTTGGCATATACTACCCAATTACTGATTTCCAGAAAATTTTCCAGAAAATTTTCAGCTGAATTGGCACCAATTTTTATTCATAAAAATCTCTATGATCCAACTACCGAAAGGAAGAATCAATTTGTGTTGGGAACTGGAGGAAGATACAAATTGTCCAAAAGATTAAGTGTGAATTTAGAGTATGCGGCCCGAATAGATGCACCAGAAAACACTGTTTATCATGATTTACTTTCAGTAGGATTGGATATTGAGACGGGTGGACATATTTTTCAGTTATTGTTTTCCAATTGTCAGACTATGAATGATGTTTATGTGTTCTCTAATGTTAACGGAAAGTGGAACGGAGGAAGTCTTTATTTTGGATTTAACTTGTACAGGGTTTTTTAA
- a CDS encoding OB-fold protein yields MNKKIKIILLILVIVGLTGLIAYNYVMHGGARNLEKEETNFTVTSVSIASEFTTNTEAANKKYLEKAVEIKGKVTASNEKEVILDEVIICSFSNLDSSIKNGQIVNIKGRIVGYDDLMGELKMDQCFVIKK; encoded by the coding sequence ATGAATAAAAAAATCAAAATAATTCTTTTAATCCTTGTAATAGTTGGTCTTACTGGCTTGATTGCCTATAATTATGTAATGCATGGAGGAGCAAGAAATCTTGAAAAAGAAGAGACTAATTTCACAGTGACTTCGGTATCTATTGCGTCGGAATTTACCACAAATACCGAAGCGGCAAATAAAAAATACCTCGAAAAAGCAGTAGAGATAAAGGGTAAAGTCACAGCTTCAAACGAGAAAGAGGTTATTCTGGATGAGGTGATTATTTGTAGTTTCAGTAATCTGGATTCGTCAATCAAAAACGGTCAAATAGTAAATATAAAAGGAAGAATTGTTGGCTATGATGATTTGATGGGTGAATTAAAAATGGATCAATGTTTTGTAATCAAAAAATAA
- a CDS encoding c-type cytochrome — protein sequence MRKIKTICSALVLALSVMSCSGGDDSPSDTTAPPTGGGTTVTNPTYSANIKAIIDGNCVSCHGPGGENSDHPLQTYEQVSARASDIKERIGKPVGDPLKMPKGGSLSQANIDLINKWIANGMPN from the coding sequence ATGAGAAAAATAAAAACAATCTGTTCAGCTTTAGTCTTAGCACTATCAGTAATGTCCTGTAGCGGTGGAGATGATTCTCCATCAGATACAACAGCACCTCCTACAGGTGGTGGCACAACAGTAACCAATCCTACTTATTCAGCAAATATTAAAGCAATAATTGATGGGAATTGTGTTTCCTGTCATGGTCCGGGCGGAGAAAATAGCGATCATCCACTTCAAACGTATGAACAGGTTAGTGCCAGAGCTTCTGATATAAAGGAAAGAATCGGAAAACCGGTTGGTGATCCGTTGAAGATGCCAAAAGGAGGAAGTTTGTCACAAGCCAATATTGATTTAATCAATAAATGGATAGCGAACGGAATGCCTAATTAA